In Leptospira andrefontaineae, the sequence AAGATTCTAATATATTTTGGGATCAAAAAGGAAGGATCCTTTTTCTATTAATAAAAACTCTTCTGCCCAGAATCCAGCCCCAGATAAGCATCCCGCAACCTAAGTAAGAGATCAGGTTCGGGATCAAAAGAATTTCCACTTCTGCAAGAACCGGAACTTGCATGGTCAGACCTGCGAGCATTATGATTGTATGGATTTCTGCAACTCTTGATTTCTTTTCATCTAGATATTTGCCCAATCCACCTCCACTAATAAACGCTAAAACTCCGAAGATAGCTCCAATTCTTCCTATATATGCGGAGAAGTATTCAAAATCCTGAATATCAGGAAATTGGAATAGAATGATAAACGGACGAGAGAAAAGAAAACCTAAGGAAACAATCCCTAAATATCTATGAAGCCTAAGCTTGTTTTTGGGAGAAAGTTCCAAGCTGGAAACTTAAGCGGGATCACCGCTGCCTACAGGGATAGGTTCATTTTCGGGAAGTAAACTTAAGCCACCGGTTTCCAATTCCGGTTCGGAAATTGTATCGATCTGGACTGGCTGAGATTTTTTAGAAAGTTTAAAATAATAATACAGAGGAACAGAGAATAGGGTAAATCCGAAACCCCAAAGAGCTTCCGCACTTTTATTGTAGAGTAATGTTGCGATAATTAGAATATTAGAAAGTATGTATAGGTAAGTAGAATAGGGATAACCTGGGATCTTAAATTCATTCTTTAAATGTCTTTTTTCGAAAATAACAGGCGTATAAGCTGTGATCGTTGCGAGTAGTAGGGTGGAGCAAGTGATCAGATATAAAAGCGATTCAATCTCTTTCACAAAACAAAAAAGACAAGCATACAGAAACTGAAAGATCAAAGATTTATAAGGACTATGATATTTAGAATGTAATTTTGCCATGCTTGGAAAAAAGAAACCGTCTCTCGCCATCGCAAAATAGATCCTGGAACCACCGATGATATAAGCGGAAATCCCTCCCAGGAATACCCAGCAAATAAACGCAGTGATCAAAATATTCACACCTTTTCCGAACAAAAACCCGGAAGCGGTTACTCCAATCTTCTCATCTCCCGCTAAAAATTGGATAGGAGCGGAGCTTAAATATAGAAAATTGATCAGAACATAAAGAAAAGTGACTAGAATACAGGAAACAATCACTGCCTTATAAATATTCTTTTCGGGATCTTTGACTTCTTCCGCAACGTAGGTGATCATATTCCAGCCCAAATAAGAAAAAGTGACTGGGATTGCTCCTGCAAGAAGAAGATTCCATCCATTCAGGTCGGAAGGGATTAACGAAAAAGATTCAAAATTCTGAATATTATAATTTCCTATAGTAAAGCCTAAGGTCACAAATGCGACTAAACCTAAAATTTTGAAAGTAGTGAAGAAGTTCTGGATTCGAGATGCAAATCCTATCCCGAAAAAGTTCACAATCGTAAAAAATAAGATCGTGGAAATCCCTATGATCTGGGCCACTCCTAAAGAAAATGTGATCCCTAAAAATTTGGACTCTAAGAAATAAATGTCCCAACTTGGATTGAACAAGGTTAAAAATGATTTAGAGAATGCGATCGCAGAAAGGGAGATCGACGCTGAGAAGTTCACCGATAAAGAAAGCCATCCGCTGGAAAAAGCAACAATAGGAGAGTAGGCCTCCTTTAAATAAACGTAATCTCCTCCTGCATACGGAAAGATACTTGCCGATTTCGCATAACTCATCGCACCTGCGATCGCCAAGAACCCACCTAAGATCCAACAAAGAAGCGTCCAGTTAGGATTGGCAGTCTGAGTCAGTATATAACCCGTAGTGATAAAAACTCCCGGTCCCACCATAGAGCTGAACATAAGAGAAATGGAATCGTAAAGATTAAGAGAACGGCGAAGTTTCATTTCGAGTTTTGGTCAAGATAGCCCCTTTACTTTCACTCACAAGACATTTTCAAGACCGCGTAAATCACTCAATGTAGGAGGTCCTACGAATGATTTGGGCGGCTCTCGCTTTGCGGGATCGGGCTACTACGGGTTTTTGAGCGACCCGTAGAGAACGAAAAACCCGTAGGGTTGCTGAATGTAATGAAGCAAAATCCTTATCGGACACCATTGCTTAAATTGGCACGAAATACATTCGCGTTCATCCAAGCATCGCGACCCGTGAGAACTCGAGGGGGCCGCCCCAATAAATTTCCTAAGGAAATTAAATGCAAAGTATGTTGGAGTTCCTACAGGGGTAAGAAGATCGCCCCCACCCGGGTTCGGGTGGAGGGGAGTGGCCCGTGGGAAGCGTGTCTGCCTCTGCCTTTATCACATTCCGTCGTTTTTTCAATCAGCATCCACGTTTTACGCGGAATTTTGATTCCGGGGCTCTCTAATTTAATCTGAATTTTAGTATCCTCAGGAATTATATTAAGATATTATAATAAACTAAATCTATGTCCCCAAGGCTTCCGAAATGGTAAAATCCCTTTGAATTCAGGTTTAGATTATGTCACATTAAAATCTTCAATTTCAAAATTTAGAAAAAATAGATTTGTAAAATTTCTAT encodes:
- a CDS encoding APC family permease, giving the protein MKLRRSLNLYDSISLMFSSMVGPGVFITTGYILTQTANPNWTLLCWILGGFLAIAGAMSYAKSASIFPYAGGDYVYLKEAYSPIVAFSSGWLSLSVNFSASISLSAIAFSKSFLTLFNPSWDIYFLESKFLGITFSLGVAQIIGISTILFFTIVNFFGIGFASRIQNFFTTFKILGLVAFVTLGFTIGNYNIQNFESFSLIPSDLNGWNLLLAGAIPVTFSYLGWNMITYVAEEVKDPEKNIYKAVIVSCILVTFLYVLINFLYLSSAPIQFLAGDEKIGVTASGFLFGKGVNILITAFICWVFLGGISAYIIGGSRIYFAMARDGFFFPSMAKLHSKYHSPYKSLIFQFLYACLFCFVKEIESLLYLITCSTLLLATITAYTPVIFEKRHLKNEFKIPGYPYSTYLYILSNILIIATLLYNKSAEALWGFGFTLFSVPLYYYFKLSKKSQPVQIDTISEPELETGGLSLLPENEPIPVGSGDPA